The segment GACCCTGTGGTAGCCGCGCAGGCCCTGCGCCGGGCGGAAGTTCACCGCGAACAGCACGCCATCGCCGAGGCCCAGGGGCACCACCTGCACCCGCGATTGCATGCGCGGGCGCTGCTCGGTGATGACGAACTCGCCGCCCTCGAAGTCGCGGCCGGGCTCGGACAGCAGCACCGCCAGTTGCAGCGGGAAGACCTGCTCGCCATAGAGGTCCTGGTGCAGGCAGTTGTAATCGCCTTCGACATAGCGCAGCAGCAGCGGGGTAGGGCGCAGCTGGCCGGCGGCGTGGCAGTGCTCGAGGAAATCGGCGTGTTCGGCGGGAAAGCTGCCTTCCAGGCCCAGGCGCTCGTGCCAGAGGTTGGCCAGCGGCGCCAGACGCGGGTAAAGGCGGGTGCGCAGTGTGGCCACCAGCGGCGGCAGCGGGTAGTCGAAGTACTGGTATTCGCCCTGGCCGTAACCGTGGTTGGCCATGCGGATGCGCGAGCGGAAACGCGCCTGCTCGCCATAGAGGTCGGCCAGCGCCGCGCATTCCCGCGGATCCAGCAGTTGGCGGACCAGGGCCCAGCCGTCGCGGTCGAGGTCCGCCTCGATACGTGGCCAGTCCAGGCTGTCGATGGCTTTCATGTCCGTGCCCCTGTTCTGTGGTGGGCGCCGAGCATAGGCAGGCGCAAGCGCCGGGGCACTCCGTCGCTTGCGCTCGAATTCTCTGCCCTCAGGGACGCGAATACACCTTGAACAGGGTCTGGTCCAGTTCGCCGGGGGCGCCGAAGTACTGGCTGTAGAGCGGCACGATGGCGCCGGATCGATAGACCTGGCTCAGCGCGGTATCCACCACCAGGCGGAAGTCCTCGTCGTCACGGGCCATGGCCAGGGCCACCGGCTCGAACTCGAAACGTCGCTCCAGGACGACGAGGCCGGCGTTGGCGGCATCCCGCGCCACCAGGCTGCGCAGGATCATCTGGTCGGCGAAGAAGGCATCCACCTTGCCGCTGGCCACCTGATCCACGCCTTCGGCCGGGCTGGTCACGGTTTCCAGGGTCACCAGCACCTTCAGCAGGCGCAGTTTCTCCCGTGCCCAGGTCTCCACCAGTGTGCCGCCCTGCACCGCGAAGCTGTGGGCGGCCAGGCCGCGATTCAGGGTGGCGCGCCAGGTAGGGCCGGTCTGCTCCACCTCGCCGTTGAGCACCTTCACCAGGGAAATGGGGGCTTCCTTGCGCACCACGACGCCGATCCCGGCGGTGTACACAGGCAGGGAGAAGGACACGTTCTGGCGGCGTTTCAGGGTTTCCACCATGGGGCTGCAAAGCAGGTCGACGCCGCCGTCATGCACCACGTCCAGCGCCTTGTCTGGCGCCAGGGGCACGAAGCGCACCTTGACCGAGGCCAGTCCCGGCTGGCCGCGGATCTGGTCGGCGACTTTCTGGCAGAGGTCGATGGTGTAGCCGGATGCCCCTTCACCCTCGGCGGACGAGAAGGGCGGCTGGTCCGGCAGGTAGCCGAGGGTGAAGGTGCCGCTGGCGCGGATGCGGTCCAGGGTCTGGGCCGGGGCCAGTGACGGCAGCAGCAGGGTCAGCAGCAGGGGCAGCGAGGCCAGCGCTTTCGGGCTCATGCTTTGTCCTCCAGGCCGAGGGCGCGGACCTGCGCGGCGCGTTCTTCGAGGAAGCGGTCGGCGATATAGCCGAACATCAGGTAACCCACCGCGGTGACGATCATGCCGCCGAACACCGCCTCGGTCCCTGAGGCGTAGAGCGCATAGAAGCTGTAGGCCATGGCGATGATCAGCACTACGACGTTGCGGTGGTGCGGGTAACCCGTCACCCCGGCTTTCTGCATGATCACCAGCAGCGCCGACAGCGAAGTGATGTAGGGGACGATGTTGGTCACCGCCGCCAGGTTCACCAGCTTGCCGAACTGTTCCGAGGCATTGGGCGAAATGGTCGACACCGCCATCGCACTCTGCAGCATGGCATTGGCCACCAGCCCGGCGATGGGCGCACCCAGCAGGGTGACCCTGGCGAACAGCGCCGGGAACATATGCTGGTCGGCGGTGACCTTGGCGGTCTGCGCCAGGGTGAACTGCCAGCCCAGCAGCGAGCCGACGCAGGCCATCACCGCCAGCGCCATGATCACATCGCCCACCAGCGGATTGAACATCTTCGCGTAGACGAAGGCGAAGGGCGCGCTGGAGTTGGCCAGCTCGGGGTTGGGCACGATGCCCATGATCACCGAGGTAGACAGCACGTAGATCACCGCCGCGCCCAGGGTGCCCAGCAGGCAGGCCAGGGGCACGTTGCGCTTGGGGTTCTCCACGGCGTCGGAGTTCTGCGCCGCCGACTCCATGCCGAGGAACGCCCAGAGGGTGAGCGGAATGCTCTGGGTAATGGCGTCGCTCATGGCGATTCCGTTGGGGTTCCAGGCGGCGGCGAAGATGTTGGTATCGAACCAGAACCAGCCGATCACCGACAGCCCGGCTACCGGGATGATCACGCCCCAGACCGTGATCGAACCGATGTGCCCGGTGATCTTCGGCCCGCCGAAATTAGCCAGGGTGGTCAGCCAGATCAGCACGACGGCGCCAACGAACAGCGGCACGGCGCCGGTGCCCAGCCAGGGGATGAAGGGCGTGAGATAGCCCACGGCGGAAATGGCGATGGCCACATTGCCGATGGCCAGGGAGAGAAAGTAGAGATAGGAGCAGAGGAAGAAGGCCGACTTGCCGTGGGCTTCTTCCGTGTAGGCGGACATCCCGCCGGAACGTGCGCAGAAAATCCCGCACTGGGCGAAGCAGTACGCGATGGCCATGGAACCCACCGCGGTGATCACCCAGGACAACAGGGAGATCGCCCCTAGCTGCGCCATGCTGGAGGGCAGCATGATGATGCCCGAGCCCATCATGTTCACCGCCACCAGGGTCGTTAGCCCGGTCAGGCCCATTTTCTTGCCGGAAGCCGCCATTGCCGAATCCTTCTTGGGAAAACGTTTCCAGAAAGATAGGCGGCGTCCGGCGTTGTTGCCGGCACGCGAGGAGTAGAATTCACCTTCCTGCAACGCACCGCACAGAGCAGCCCATGCCCCTGCAGCCTGAAGACCTCGCCAGCATCACGGCCACCACCCTCGACGACTACAATCGCAATGCCGAAGGATTCCGCGAAGGCACCCGCGACCACGATGTGAGCCAGAACATCGAGGCGCTGTTGCGGCATATCCGGGGTGAAGCGCCTTTCACCATCCTCGACTTCGGCTGCGGCCCTGGCCGCGACCTGCGCACCTTCACCCGGCTCGGCCACCAGGCCATCGGCCTGGACGGTGCGGAAAGCTTCGTCGTCATGGCTCGTGCCGATTCCGCTTGCGAGGTCTGGCACCAGGATTTCCTCAACCTCGACCTGCCCGCCGCGCGCTTCGACGGCATCTTCGCCAACGCCAGCCTGTTCCACGTCCCGCGCCAGGAACTGCCCCGCGTCCTGCGCCAGCTCTGTGGCACCCTGAAGCCCGGCGGCGTGCTCTTCAGCTCCAATCCCCGTGGCGAGAACGACGAAGGCTGGAATGGCAGCCGCTACGGTTCCTGGCACGACTACCAGAGCTGGAAGGCACTGCTGGAAGAGGCGGGCTTCGACGCCCTGGAACACTACTACCGCCCAGCTGGCCTGCCACGGGAGCAGCAGCCCTGGCTGGCGAGCGTGTGGCGCAAGCGCGCCTCGTAAGAGTGTTGTCGAGGCCGGGCCGGTAGGGTGCGCCGTGCGCACCGGCGGTTTGCGGCGGTGGGTTGACCTTGGAGTCGGTACAGGTGGTGCACCCTACGGTCAGACAGGTGCAAGGGGTATGCCCCGCATGGCAGCGCAGCCACTATCCTGTGCGGTCTCGGCTAATTCAAATTTTCTGGAGCATGATTGGCATGACCACGCGCAACCCGGAACACTGGGTGCACTCCCACCAATTCCACCAGAGCAACCTGTCGGCTGAGCGCAAGACGCGCCTGGTGATGTGGATTACCGCGGTGATGATGCTGGCCGAGATCGCCGGTGGCTGGTTCTTCAACTCCATGGCGCTGCTGGCCGATGGCTGGCACATGAGCTCCCACGCGCTGGCGCTTGGCCTTTCGCTGTTCGCCTATGCCGCCGCGCGCAACCTGGCCCACGATCGTCGCTTCGCCTTCGGGACCTGGAAGGTGGAGATACTGGGCGGCTATTCCAGCGCCATCCTGCTGCTGGGGGTGGCGGGGCTGATGGTGTTCCAGTCGGTGGAGCGCCTGCTGTCGCCGGGGCCGATCCACTACGACGAAGCCATCGCCATCGCGGTTCTGGGGTTGCTGGTGAACCTGCTCTGTGCCTGGCTGCTGCGCGATGACCACGACCACCATCACCACGATCATGGTCACGGCCATGCTCATCACCATCACGCCCACCATCACCAAGACCTCAACCTGCGTTCGGCCTATTTGCACGTGGTCGCCGATGCCGCGACCTCGGTGCTCGCCATCGTTGCCCTGCTGGCAGGCAAATTCTGGGGTGCGGCCTGGCTCGACCCGGTTATGGGCCTGGTGGGCGCCGTGCTGGTGGCACGTTGGGCCAAGGGGCTTCTGCGCGACAGCGCCCGGGTGCTGCTGGACGCGGAGATGGACGCGCCGGTGGTGGAAGAGGTCCGCCAGGTGATTGCTGCGTTGCCGGCGGCACCCACCATTACCGATCTGCATGTGTGGCGGGTCGGCAAGGACCGCTATGCCTGCGTCCTCACCCTGGCCACGACAGGGGCGGTGGATGCCGACTGCGTGCGGCAGGCGCTCGCCATCCATGAGGAGCTGGCGCACGTGACGGTGGAAATCAATCGGCTGGGCGCTTCGCTGCCAGTCTGATTCGCTTCGTCGCAAGGAGAAACGCCGCACCTTGTGAGTGCGGCGTTCTTGCATCCGCTCAGCGGGTAAACATCCACGTTCGTGGAACGTGGACTTGCGTCAGCCCTTGCGCGGCAGTTCCTTGGGCAGGTCTTTCCCCGCCTCCGGAACCTTGGGGTGGATGAGGGCCTGGCGGACTTTCTCGTAGTCGTCGTAGGGCAGGCCGGCGCGGCTGAGCATTTCGAGGGCGAACTGCTTCACTTCGGCGTCCGTGTAGGGGCGTTGCTCGGGTTCCGGTTGGCTGGCACAGCCGGCGAGGATCAGCGCCATTACGGACAGCGCAAGGATGTGTGCGTGTTTCATGGGTGTCCCCGGTGTGCATGGGTGAGTGCGTGCAGGCTACCAACCGACCGGGAGGGCGAAAAATCATCCTCGTAGATAATGACTATTGCCTCAACCGCAAGGATGCCGCGATTGCGGGGAGATAGTGAGCAGGCTAACCTTGGCCTTCTCAAAATTCATCGGATGATTGGATGTTTGCCATGTCCGCACCCGCCCTCAAGCGCTCCCTGGTGGATATTGCCCTGGAGCAGATTCGCCAGCGCATCGACAACGGCACCTGGCCTCTGGGCCAGCGCCTACCGCCGGAACCCGAACTGGCCGAGATCATCGGAATCAGCCGCAACACCGTGCGCGAGGCGGTGCGGGTGCTGACTTTCTCCGGCGTGCTGGACGTGCGCCAGGGCGACGGCACTTATGTGCGCGCCTGTGCCGACCCACTGGCCGCCATGCAGGCGCTGGCGCGCAGTTCGGTGGAGCAGGCGCTGGAAGCACGGGGGATGATCGAGATCGAGGCCTCGCGTCTGGCGGCCTCGCGTCGTACCGAGGATGACCTCGTGGACCTGCGCGTGGCCCTGGCCGCGTCCGCCGCGCGTTCCGGCCATGAGGACCTGGAGGACTACATCGTCCACGACCTGGCCTTCCACCAGCGGGTGGTGGACAGCGCCCATAACCCGGTGTTGAGCCAGCTGTACCGCTACTTCTCCCAGGTGATTCGCGTTGGCCTGGAACGCACCATCTCCGACCCCGAACGGCCGCAGCCGAGTTTCGATCTGCACCGTGACCTTCTCGATGCCATCGAACGACAAGACGCGGACGCCGCCGCAGCGGCCAACCGTGCGTTGCTGATCTGACTTTGCCCCCTCATTGGAGCTGCCTTGCATGAACGCCCCGATCCCGATGGATGACCCCAAGCCGGCCTGCACGGCGGAAGAGCTGCTGATCGACGCCGAAGCCGACGACGAACCCCAACCCCATGTGCTGCGTGGCAGTTCCTGGCTGCTGCTGGCGGGGCTGGTGATGGTGGCGCTGAACCTGCGCCCGGCGCTGTCCAGCCTGGCGCCGATGCTGAACATGGTGCGCGAGGCCACGGGCCTGTCGGCTACCGGCGCCGGCCTGCTGACCACCTTGCCGGTGCTTTGCCTCGGCCTGTTCGCGCCGCTGGCGCCCATCCTGGCGCGGCGCCTGGGCAGCGAGCGCACGGTGCTGCTGATTCTCCTCACCCTGGCCGGCGGCATCGTGCTGCGCAGCCTGTTCCCGGTAGCGGGGCTGTTCTTCGGCAGCCTGGTGGCGGGGGCGAGCATCGGCATCATCGGCGTGCTGCTGCCCGGCATCGTCAAACGCGACTTTCCCCATGTCGCCGGCTTGATGACCGGGGTCTACACCATGGCCCTGTGCCTGGGCGCGGCGCTGGCCGCCGGCGCCACGGTGCCGATGGCCGAATTGATGGACCATGCCTGGCAGCCGGCGTTGGCCTTCTGGGCATTGCCGGCCATCCTCGCCGCGCTGATCTGGCTGCCCCAGACCCGCCAGGCCCAGCACGCCCACCGCCAGGCCTACAAGGTGACCGGCCTGTGGCGCGATCCGCTGGCCTGGCAGGTGACCCTCTACATGGGTCTGCAATCGTCCCTGGCCTACATCGTGTTCGGCTGGCTGCCGTCGATCCTGATCGACCGTGGCCTCTCCGCGGTGGAAGCGGGGCTGGTGCTGTCCGGGTCGGTAATGGTTCAGCTGATCAGCGCCCTCGGCGCGCCCTGGCTGGCCACCCGTGGCCGCGACCAGCGCGCCGCCGTGGTGCTGGTGATGGGCCTGACCCTGGCTGGCCTGCTGGGCATGCTCTATGCGCCGCTGTCCGGTATCTGGGGCTGGGCCGGGGTGCTCGGCCTGGGGCAGGGCGGCACCTTCAGCATCGCCCTGGCCCTGATCGTGCTGCGCTCGCGGGATGCCCAGGTGGCCGCCAACCTTTCCGGCATGGCCCAGGGCGTGGGTTACACCCTGGCCGCCATGGGCCCGCTGATGGTGGGCGTGGTGCATGACCTGACCGAGGGCTGGAGCGCGGTGGGGATCATCTTCGTGGTGATCGGCCTGGCCGCCACGGCGTTTGGCCTCGGTGCCGGGCGCAACCTGCATGTGGCGGCCAAGAGCGAACACCTCTGACCGTCCCTACGACTTGCGAAACCCATCGACGATGGTCATCCGTGCAATCAGGGCCGCCAGTTGGCGCTGAATTTCTCCGCCAGCTTCTGCTCGCGGAAGCGTTCGACGATGAAGTCGATGAATACGCGGGTCTTGGCCGGCAGCAGCTTCTGCGCGCTGAAGTAGAGGGACAGGCTGCCGGTCTCCACGTACCAGTCCGGCAGCACCCGCTGCAGCGCTCCGCGTTGCAGGTGGGGCAGGGCGTGCACGGTGCTGACCAGGGTCACGCCCAGCCCCTGCATCGCCGCATGGCAGGCCGCTTCCGGGTCGCTCATGGCCATGCGCAGCTTAAGTTCGAAGGTGGCCTGGCGGTCGTCGCGGGAACGCAGCGGCCAGTTGCGCACGCGGCCGGTCTGGGGGGAGCGGATGAGGATGCCATCGTGCCGCGCCAGGTCGTCCGGTGATTCGATGGCCGGGTGCCGGGCCAGGTAGTCCTTCGACGCCAGCAGCACTCGGTGGCCCGGCGCCAGTTGCCGGGCGATCACCCCGGGCGGCAGCTCGAAACCGCCGCCGATGGCCGCGTCGAAACCTTCGCCGATCAGGTCCACCGGGCGATTGTCGAAGTGCCAGTCGGGGACTATCGCCGGGTAACGGGCGAGGAAGTCGGAAAGGTGCGGCAGGATGTAGTCGCGGCCGAAGGCAACGCCCATGCTCACCTTGAGGGTGCCCGCCGGCTGGCCCTGGCTGGTGGCCAGATTGGCCACGGCGCCCTGGATGGTCGCCAGGCCACCACTCACCTCCGTCAGGAAGCGCTCTCCCGCTTCGGTCAGGGTCAGGCGCCGGGTGCTGCGCAGGAACAGGCGGACACCCAGGCTGGACTCCAGCCTGGCCACGTTCTTGCCCACCGCTGCGGGCGTCAGGCCCAGGCGCCGCGCGGCTTCGGCGAAGCTGCCAGCCTCGGCGGCGCGTACGAAGGACTCGATGCTGCTGAGGGTTTCCATGGGCTCTCCGTAAACCTTTGGTATCGACTGAATATAGCGATTGCCAGCTTATCGGTTTTGAATGCGAGGTGAATACTGGGGCCGTCTTCCACCCACTTCCCCGTTTCAGGAGACCTCGAATGAGCACCAGCAAAACCCTCGAAGGCAAAGTCGCATTCATCCAGGGCGGTTCCCGTGGCATCGGTGCCGCCGTCGCCCTGCGCCTGGCCCGTGACGGCGCCTCCGTCGCCCTGACCTACGTCGCTTCCGCCGCCGGCGCGCTGGACGTGGTGCAGACCATCGAAGCCGCGGGCGGTCGCGCCATCGCCATCCAGGCCGACAGCCGCGACGAGCAGGCCATCCGTGCCGCCATCCACCACACCGTGGATACCTTCGGCCGTCTCGACATCCTGGTGAACAACGCCGGCGTACTGGCCGTGGCGCCCATCGAAGAATTCAGCATCGAGGACCTCGATCGCACGCTGGACGTGAACGTGCGCAGCGTGGTGATCGCCAGCCAGGAAGCCGCCCGCGTGATGGGCGAGGGCGGTCGCATCATCACCATCGGCAGTACCAATGCCGAACGCATGCCCTTCGCCGGTGGTTCGGTCTATGCCTTGAGCAAGGCGGCGGTGGCCGGTTTCACCAAGGGCCTGGCCCGCGACCTCGGCCCGCGCGGTATCACGGTCAACAACGTGCAGCCCGGCCCGGTGGATACCGACATGAACCCGGATCACGGCGATTTCGCCGACTCCCTCAAGCAGCTCATGGCCCTGCCGCGCTATGGCAAGGCGGAGGAAATCGCCAGCTTCGTGGCCTACCTGGCCGGCCCGGAGTCGGGTTACATCACCGGGGCGAACCTGATGATCGATGGCGGGTTCTCGGCCTGAGGAAGGGTTGTAGGAGCGAGCTCTGCTCGCGAACGTTCAGTGCGAGGCTTCGTGAGCAGAGCTCGCTCCTACGAAAACGCATAGACCGGGTTGGCACCGATGGTGGAAATGAAGAGCGATTTCCACCCTACAAGAGACGGATCAACATCTTGCGTAGCGCTTGATCTGGCTCTTTCCCCCGTCCCGCCTGGAGGTTGTCCAGCATGTGGCGGGGGTTTCCCGTTCCGGGGATCACGCAGGTCACCGCCGGATGGCTCAGGCAGAACTTCAGCAGGAGTTGCGGCCAGCTTGTGCAACCGTACTCGCTGGCCCACTCCGGCAGCGGTTGCTGCAGCAGGTTGCGCAGCAGGTTGCCACCGCCGAAAGGTCGGTTGATCAGCACCGCCACGCCGCGCTCCTGTGCCAGGGGCAGGATGCGTTCTTCGGCATCGCGGTCGTTGAGGGCGTAGTCGATCTGCAGGAAGTCCAGCTTCTCGGCGCGCAGCACCCGCTCCAGTTCGTCATAGGCACTGGAGGTGTAATGGGTGACGCCCAGGTAGCGGATGCGGCCTTCCTCCTTCCACTGCCGCAGGGTCCTGAGGTGTTCCTGCCAGTCCACCAGGTTGTGCACCTGCATCAGGTCGACGCGCTGGCGCCGCAGCAGGCGCATGGAATGCCGCATCTGCTCGACGCCGCTCTGGCGACCCTGGGTCCAGACCTTGGTGGCAACGAAGGCCCGGTCCTGGGCCTTGAGCTCGTTCAGCAGGCCACCCACCACTTCTTCTGCCTGGCCATACATGGGCGAGCTGTCGATCACCGAACCACCGGCGGCGAAGAGTGCGTCCAGCACCTTGCGACAATCCTCCCAGGCCGCGCCGGCGTCGCGGGAGATATCGAATCCGCGGTAGGTGCCGACACCGATCACTGGCAGCTGCTCGCCGCTGGAGGGAATGGCGCGGCGGCGCACGGGCTGCTGGCCCATGTCGGCGCCGAGGCCGAAGGGGCTCATGGCCAGGAGCGCGGTGCCAGCACTCAGGCGAAGGAATTCGGCGCGGGTGATGCCGGTTCTCATGGCTCGGTCTCCTGTGCGGGTGACGAGGACCCAGTGTGCTCGTGTCGGCGGCCGAGGCGCCAGCCCAGTGCGGACCAGGCCAGGGCCACGCCCGCGCCCACCAGCGCCACTGCGAAGGAGGCCAGGCCAATGCCGGTGAGCAGTGCATTGAGCCAGGCGCTCAGGGCGTCGCCACCGCGATAGACCACGGTATCGATGAAGTTCTTCGCCCGGTACTTCTCCTGGGCGCCGAGGGGGACGAAGAGCATTTCCCGACCCGGCCGCACGAAGGCGTATTCGCCGACCCGGCGCAGCACCATCACCGATGCCAGCACGGCGAATTGCGGCAGTAGCGCCAGGCCGAGAAAGCCCAGGGCCACCAGCAGCGGCACCACCGCCAGCAGCGCGCCAACGCCGAAGCGCTGCGCCACGCGCCCCGCGATGAACAACTGGCAGGCGAGGGACAGGGCCTGCACGGTGAAGTCGATCAGGGCGAAGACGCGCACTTGCTGGTGACTGTCCGGAAACAGCGCCGCCACCAGCCGCGCCTGTTCGAAGTAGAGAAAGGTGCTGGTGCAGGACAGCAGCAGGACGAAGGCACAGATGCCCAGCAGGTAGCGCGAGCCCAGCACCTGGCTGATGCCGGCAAAGGGGTTGCCGGGCACTGGTCGTTCCGGTGGCTCGCTTTCCGCGCCGGGCCGCCCGGCACCGCCGCTTCCTCGCCAGTCCATCAGCACGCGGCGCAGGGCCAGGGTGGGCAGCAGCAGTATGGCGGCCAGTATCAGCAGTCCGACGGTTCCCAGATCGCTCACCAGCAGGCCGCCCGCGAGCGGGCCGATCAGCCCGCCGAGGCTGGCGCCAGCGGCGATGGAAGGGAACAACCGTTTGGCCTGGCGACGGTCGAACACGTCGGCCAGCAGGCTCCAGGCCAGGGACACCACGAACAGGTTGTAGACCGACAGCCAGACGTAGAAGGCCCGCGCCGCCCACAGTGGGTCAGGTGTGCGCCAGAGCAGCCAGGCGAAGCCCAGCAGGTTGCCGACGAAGAACAGGTAGACGCAGTCGAGGAAGATTCGCCGTGGCACCCGCGCGTTCAGCCAGCCGTAGGCCGGCACGGCCAGCAGCATGGCGATGAAGGTGGCGCTGAACAGCCACTGCAGGTTCTCCACACCCCCGGCGATGCCCATGGACTCGCGCACCGGGCGCAGCATGAAGTAGCCGCCGAACAGGCACAGCAGCAGGGCGAAGGCGGCCAGGGCCGGAGCCAGTTCACCGGGCCTGGCATGGATGGCGCGGTGCAGGAGGGACATGGTGGTGGTTCGTGTGGGGTGGTCTGGTGGTTTTAGACCATGGGAGAGCGGGGCGCTGGCGTCAGCTGTTGCACGGTAATTGGCAGGGCAGTGTTTCTTCTAGGAGCGAATTCATTCGCGAAGGGCCGCGCCGCGGTCCGTTGGTCCGCATCGCGAATGAATTCGCTCCCACAGGGTTTGGGGCAGGCGCTCACAGCCCGTACTTCTTCACCTTGTCGAACAGCGTGGTCTTGGCCATGCCGAGGGCGATGCAGGCCTGGCTGAGGTTGCCGCCGTGGCGTTCGAGGGCGGCGCTGAGGAGGGATTTTTCGAAGGCTTCCACCGCCTCGGCGAAGCGCGGTTCGTTGCCGTCCGGGGTCTGGCCGCTTTTCTTGAATACCGGCAGGCCGAGGGCGAAGCGTTCGGCCACGTTGCGCAGTTCGCGCACGTTACCGGGCCAGTCGTGGGCCATCAGGGCGGAGACGGTGGCGTTGTCCAGCTCCGGCGCGGCGCGATCGAAGCGCAGGGAGGCCAGCTGCAGGAAGTGCTCGAACAGCAGCAGGATGTCTTCGCGGCGGTCGCGCAGCGGTGGCAGTTCCAGGGTGACCACGTTGAGGCGGTAGTAGAGGTCGCTGCGGAAGCGCCCGGCCTTGCCTTCTTCGTTCAGGTCGAACTTGGTGGCGGCGATCACCCGGCAGTCCACCGGAATCGGCTGGTTGGAGCCCAGGCGCTCCAGGGTCTGCTCCTGCAGCACGCGGAGGAACTTGATCTGCAGGTTGATCGGCATGCTCTCGATCTCATCGAGGAACAGGGTGCCCTGGTGGGCATGCTCGATCTTGCCGATGCGCCGCTTGCCGGCACCGGTGAAGGCATGGGCTTCATGGCCGAAGATCTCGCTGTCGAACAGGTTCTCCGGCAGGCCGCCGCAGTTGAGGGCAACGAACTCGTGCGTGTGGCGCCGACTGGAATCGTGCAGGCAGCGGGCGACCAGTTCCTTGCCGGTGCCGGTCTCGCCTTCGATCAGCACGTTGGCCGAGGTGTCGGCGACGTTGGCGATGAGTTCGCGCAGGGCCTGGATGGCCGGCGAGCGGCCGATGATGCGCTGCTCCAGGGACTGGCGGCTGGCCAGCTGACGGCGCAGGCTGCTGACTTCGCGGTCCAGGCGGCGCTTCTCCAGGGCGCGGCGGGTGACGTCCACCAGTCGCTCGGGAGAGAACGGCTTCTCCATGAAGTCATAGGCGCCGCTGCGCATGGCGCCCACCGCCATGCTGATGTCGCCGTGGCCG is part of the Pseudomonas lalkuanensis genome and harbors:
- a CDS encoding 2OG-Fe(II) oxygenase translates to MKAIDSLDWPRIEADLDRDGWALVRQLLDPRECAALADLYGEQARFRSRIRMANHGYGQGEYQYFDYPLPPLVATLRTRLYPRLAPLANLWHERLGLEGSFPAEHADFLEHCHAAGQLRPTPLLLRYVEGDYNCLHQDLYGEQVFPLQLAVLLSEPGRDFEGGEFVITEQRPRMQSRVQVVPLGLGDGVLFAVNFRPAQGLRGYHRVRLRHGVSQLRGGRRHTLGVIFHDAL
- a CDS encoding amino acid ABC transporter substrate-binding protein, translated to MSPKALASLPLLLTLLLPSLAPAQTLDRIRASGTFTLGYLPDQPPFSSAEGEGASGYTIDLCQKVADQIRGQPGLASVKVRFVPLAPDKALDVVHDGGVDLLCSPMVETLKRRQNVSFSLPVYTAGIGVVVRKEAPISLVKVLNGEVEQTGPTWRATLNRGLAAHSFAVQGGTLVETWAREKLRLLKVLVTLETVTSPAEGVDQVASGKVDAFFADQMILRSLVARDAANAGLVVLERRFEFEPVALAMARDDEDFRLVVDTALSQVYRSGAIVPLYSQYFGAPGELDQTLFKVYSRP
- the potE gene encoding putrescine-ornithine antiporter translates to MAASGKKMGLTGLTTLVAVNMMGSGIIMLPSSMAQLGAISLLSWVITAVGSMAIAYCFAQCGIFCARSGGMSAYTEEAHGKSAFFLCSYLYFLSLAIGNVAIAISAVGYLTPFIPWLGTGAVPLFVGAVVLIWLTTLANFGGPKITGHIGSITVWGVIIPVAGLSVIGWFWFDTNIFAAAWNPNGIAMSDAITQSIPLTLWAFLGMESAAQNSDAVENPKRNVPLACLLGTLGAAVIYVLSTSVIMGIVPNPELANSSAPFAFVYAKMFNPLVGDVIMALAVMACVGSLLGWQFTLAQTAKVTADQHMFPALFARVTLLGAPIAGLVANAMLQSAMAVSTISPNASEQFGKLVNLAAVTNIVPYITSLSALLVIMQKAGVTGYPHHRNVVVLIIAMAYSFYALYASGTEAVFGGMIVTAVGYLMFGYIADRFLEERAAQVRALGLEDKA
- a CDS encoding class I SAM-dependent methyltransferase; amino-acid sequence: MPLQPEDLASITATTLDDYNRNAEGFREGTRDHDVSQNIEALLRHIRGEAPFTILDFGCGPGRDLRTFTRLGHQAIGLDGAESFVVMARADSACEVWHQDFLNLDLPAARFDGIFANASLFHVPRQELPRVLRQLCGTLKPGGVLFSSNPRGENDEGWNGSRYGSWHDYQSWKALLEEAGFDALEHYYRPAGLPREQQPWLASVWRKRAS
- the dmeF gene encoding CDF family Co(II)/Ni(II) efflux transporter DmeF encodes the protein MTTRNPEHWVHSHQFHQSNLSAERKTRLVMWITAVMMLAEIAGGWFFNSMALLADGWHMSSHALALGLSLFAYAAARNLAHDRRFAFGTWKVEILGGYSSAILLLGVAGLMVFQSVERLLSPGPIHYDEAIAIAVLGLLVNLLCAWLLRDDHDHHHHDHGHGHAHHHHAHHHQDLNLRSAYLHVVADAATSVLAIVALLAGKFWGAAWLDPVMGLVGAVLVARWAKGLLRDSARVLLDAEMDAPVVEEVRQVIAALPAAPTITDLHVWRVGKDRYACVLTLATTGAVDADCVRQALAIHEELAHVTVEINRLGASLPV
- a CDS encoding FadR/GntR family transcriptional regulator, whose protein sequence is MSAPALKRSLVDIALEQIRQRIDNGTWPLGQRLPPEPELAEIIGISRNTVREAVRVLTFSGVLDVRQGDGTYVRACADPLAAMQALARSSVEQALEARGMIEIEASRLAASRRTEDDLVDLRVALAASAARSGHEDLEDYIVHDLAFHQRVVDSAHNPVLSQLYRYFSQVIRVGLERTISDPERPQPSFDLHRDLLDAIERQDADAAAAANRALLI
- a CDS encoding CynX/NimT family MFS transporter, which encodes MNAPIPMDDPKPACTAEELLIDAEADDEPQPHVLRGSSWLLLAGLVMVALNLRPALSSLAPMLNMVREATGLSATGAGLLTTLPVLCLGLFAPLAPILARRLGSERTVLLILLTLAGGIVLRSLFPVAGLFFGSLVAGASIGIIGVLLPGIVKRDFPHVAGLMTGVYTMALCLGAALAAGATVPMAELMDHAWQPALAFWALPAILAALIWLPQTRQAQHAHRQAYKVTGLWRDPLAWQVTLYMGLQSSLAYIVFGWLPSILIDRGLSAVEAGLVLSGSVMVQLISALGAPWLATRGRDQRAAVVLVMGLTLAGLLGMLYAPLSGIWGWAGVLGLGQGGTFSIALALIVLRSRDAQVAANLSGMAQGVGYTLAAMGPLMVGVVHDLTEGWSAVGIIFVVIGLAATAFGLGAGRNLHVAAKSEHL
- a CDS encoding LysR family transcriptional regulator, which translates into the protein METLSSIESFVRAAEAGSFAEAARRLGLTPAAVGKNVARLESSLGVRLFLRSTRRLTLTEAGERFLTEVSGGLATIQGAVANLATSQGQPAGTLKVSMGVAFGRDYILPHLSDFLARYPAIVPDWHFDNRPVDLIGEGFDAAIGGGFELPPGVIARQLAPGHRVLLASKDYLARHPAIESPDDLARHDGILIRSPQTGRVRNWPLRSRDDRQATFELKLRMAMSDPEAACHAAMQGLGVTLVSTVHALPHLQRGALQRVLPDWYVETGSLSLYFSAQKLLPAKTRVFIDFIVERFREQKLAEKFSANWRP